The sequence GAATCCATGAACGCCAGAACGTACGAAGAGGGGAGCCCTGCCGCGGGCTCCTCTCCAATTCGATCGCGGTTGCGGCACCGGGTGGGGAAGAATGCGGCGATCCGCCCCTGAGCGCCCCCAAGGTGCCGTCGAACAACAGCCGGGTTGACTAGCCTTGCGTCTTCGCCGCCGCCGCGCGCGCCACCGTCGAGCCGGCAACCTTGATGAAGATCGGGTTCGTATAGAACCACAGATCGGCCCAGGCTTCGACGTCGTAGTTGACGATCTTCACACCGTCGCCGCGGTCGAGATGGGCCGGGCAGGCGGCATCGGTGCACAGGATGTTGTCGGCGTTGCTATCGGCCAGCGGGTTGCCGTCGGCGTCGGTTTCGTTCGGCGTGCCATACGGCAGGTTCGTGCCGCGGGCGCGGACGTACATGTCCTTCTGCACATTGTGCAGGACATAGGAGATGACCCGCTGGTCGCCGTTCACCTTCCACCACGTGGTGTCGTTGAAGGTGGCGACGATCTTGGTCGAAGCGTTGGTCGGGTTGGTGTAGTTCGCGTCCGACGGATCGATCTTACCGGTGACGTCGCCGGCGATGAGATCGACGTGATCGAGCACCGGAGCGTTCAGCGGCTGGTTGATGCCAATCTGAAGCAAGGACGGGTTCGGGAACGAATAGGGGCTGTGGTTGGTGCCACTCGGATCGGTGACGTACAGCCAGACCCGCACGTCCGAGCCGGCAGGAACGGTCAGCGTTTCGCCCATCGTCGCCCGCTCGTTCGGGCAATTGCCGTAGATGCACGCCTGGAACTTCAGGTCGTTGGCGATCAGATCGCCTTGCACGGAGTAGGCATTGCCGCTGCGCAGCTTGTCGACGACCTTTTGTGCGGTCAGCTTCGGATTGGCGGCATAGATGTAGGACTTCTGGTATTCGCCGGGACAGAAGTCGCCCGTCGTTGCCGTGTCGAACGGGGAGAAGATGCCGCGGTTGTGCCAGTCGGACGACGCGAAGAACCACCAGTTGCGGCCCTCGCCGAGCAGCGCGTCCCACATGCCGCCGACCTTGGCAGCGTAATAGCCGGTGCCGCCGTAGGTGCCGCCGAAGGTCCGGCTCGGGGTGTAGCCGCCGCGATTGCCGACCGCCTGGTGCCCCGGCTGGCTCTCAAAGCCAAAGGAGACGTCCGGGCCAGCGTTGTTGTAATCGCGGAAGTGCTCGACGTTCCAGCCGGCGTTGCCGTTCGGATCAAACGGGCCTTGCCGTTCGACGTGCGCCGGGACGTTGTAGGAGGTCGTCGGATAATTGGCTTGCATCCACTCGACGCTCTTCACCGCCTTCGGATGTCCGCCGGCATCGTTGCCGGCGCCGTTGGGGATCTTGCCCGTCCAGCCCTGGCCGCCGCCCTCGCTGGTGTCGTCGTCGTCGCGGTCGAAGAGGTATTCAAATTCGGCCATGGCATTGGCATTGCCGATCGCGCCGCTCTTTGGAAACTGGCCGGCAATGATCGTCGTGCTGGCGTGCTCGTGGCCGGGAACGATCGTCTCGAGGCCCTGGTAGACGACCTTGCCGATTTCCTTGTGAGCCTTGAAGTCCTCAGGATAGTTGAATTCCTGAATGCTCTGCCAGCGCCACATCGCCTGGATGCCGCCATCCTCGACGTAGTCGCCCTTGATCGCCGAGGCGCCGATGGTATCGACCCAAAACTCGCCGTCGCCGGTCGCCGGACCGTCATATTCCGGATCGCTGAAGCGGCAATCGCGAGTGTAAGCCCCGCCGTGGCCGGAGTCCGACATCCAGTCGAGGTCGTAGGTGAGCAGCGACTGGTCGATCAGCACGCGGACCGATGTCGAACCGTCCGAGCACGTCGTATGGTTGTGAAAATCACCCGCCCAGTAGGTGAGTTCGTTCGCCTGAACCGCAGCGGCGGGGAATCCCAGGACCAGAGCGGCCAGGGCCACGCCGGACATAAGATTGCGCGTGATTATCGAGTTTTGCATATCCCTCCTCCATCGAGCGACCGGAACACCACGGTGCGCCCATGCTCCCCAGCGATCGGCGCGTCATTGCGACTATCTAGCGCTTTCACGTGAATGAGCGGCGAAGCCAGGATGAAGGTTCGATGACCGTCTGGTGACGGCCGGAAGAATTCTCGCAATGCGGGCGGAGCGGGCGTTGACTCCGGTCATGGCGGGGGCTTCTTTGCCGCTGTCGGCGGTGGCGCCGACGGCGATCCGCCCGTGCGTGATCGTCGCGGCGATTTGAGACCGCTGCTTCTGATCATGAGACCGGAGCTTCGATCTGCAGGGATGAAGACCACGCTGCGTTCGGCACGGCGTGAACCGCTGTTGCACTTTCTCGTCCTCGGACTGCTGATCCTCGCCGTCGATGCCGTGGCACATCCGCGCAGTGGCGATCGTGACATCGTCGTCGATGCGGCGGTGATCCGTGATCTGTCGACGCAGTTCGAAACCAGCCGTGGCCGCCCGCCGACGCGCCCGGAGCTGAACGAGCTGATCGATGGCTGGACGATCAACGAAATCCTTTATCGTGAAGGACGCGCGCTCGGCCTCGACAAGGGCGACGACATGATCCGCGAGCGGGTGATCCACAAGATGCGGCTTGTCGTCTTCAACAACGTCGTGATCGAGCCGCCGACGGACGCCGAACTGCGCGCCTGGTACGAGGAGCATCGCTCGCGCTTCGGTGAGCCGGAGCGCTATGACTTTTTTGACGTACGCGTCGACGGGCATGGCGAGGAGGCCCGCCGGCTCGCCGAGGAGACGCTCCGCGCCATCACCGAAGGCAAAGAGCCGGAATCGCTGCGGGAGCGCGTACGCGTCTATCGCGAACGGCCGCGCGAGACGGTTGTCGCCGCGTTCGACGAGGCTTTCGCCGACGCGCTGACCCAGTTGCCACGCGGCGAATGGCAGGCGGTTCCGTACCACGACGAATGGCATATCGTCCGCGTCGATGCGATCATCGCAGCGAAGCCTGTGGACTTCGATCTTGCCCGCCAGCAGATCGAAAGCGAATGGCATGATGACCGCCAGCGGCATCTGGCGCTAAGCGCGGTCAAGGAACTCGGCACCAACTACGAGGTTCACCGGCCGGAGGAAGGCGGATGACCCATATGGTCTTCGCCCGGCGGCCTGCCCGGCGCGGTAATGCCGTGGTGCGGCTGATCCTCTTCTGGCTGGTCGGAATTGCGTTTCCGCTTATCGCAACGCCGCCCGCCTTCGGCCACGAGCTGTCAATGGCGGTGCTGTCGCTGAAGGAATTTCGCCCTGGTGTATTCATCGGCCGCTGGACGCTGACGTCGGGCCTCGACGAACAGGGCTTATCGCCGGTTTTTCCCTCGCACTGCACGTGGGTTGCCCCGCGCCTTGATTGTGGCGAGCGCGGGTTGAACGGAACCCTCGGGTTCGAGGGGATGGGAAGCAAGCAGTCGGCGGTGATGTTTCGGGTGACGCTTCTCGACAAGAGCACGCGCACGTACACGCTGACGCCGGCAAGCCCGACGCTGACGGTCACGCAGGACCCGGGCCACAACTTCACCGGCTGGCGCGAAATCGCCGATACCTACATCACCCTCGGTATCGATCACATTCTGCTTGGTGTCGATCACCTGCTGTTCGTTCTCGGGCTGATCTGGCTGGTGCGCAGCACGCGGATGCTGATCAAGACAATCTCCGCGTTTACCGTCGCCCACAGCCTGACGCTGGCAGCGGCAACCTTCGGCTGGATCGTCGTTCCCGAGCGGGCGGTCAACGCCGCGATCGCGCTCAGCATCGTCTTTGTCGGTGTCGAGATCGTCAAGCTGCAGGGGGGTCAGGTGGGGCTGACGGCACGC is a genomic window of Rhodospirillales bacterium containing:
- a CDS encoding HupE/UreJ family protein, coding for MVFARRPARRGNAVVRLILFWLVGIAFPLIATPPAFGHELSMAVLSLKEFRPGVFIGRWTLTSGLDEQGLSPVFPSHCTWVAPRLDCGERGLNGTLGFEGMGSKQSAVMFRVTLLDKSTRTYTLTPASPTLTVTQDPGHNFTGWREIADTYITLGIDHILLGVDHLLFVLGLIWLVRSTRMLIKTISAFTVAHSLTLAAATFGWIVVPERAVNAAIALSIVFVGVEIVKLQGGQVGLTARHPWAVAFSFGLLHGLGFASALSTLGIPQATLPFALLFFNLGVEIGQIAFVLLVLAVMWAHRTVQAQAPRWCAPVPAYAIGAVASFWFLTRMGKIFIT
- a CDS encoding peptidyl-prolyl cis-trans isomerase; this encodes MKTTLRSARREPLLHFLVLGLLILAVDAVAHPRSGDRDIVVDAAVIRDLSTQFETSRGRPPTRPELNELIDGWTINEILYREGRALGLDKGDDMIRERVIHKMRLVVFNNVVIEPPTDAELRAWYEEHRSRFGEPERYDFFDVRVDGHGEEARRLAEETLRAITEGKEPESLRERVRVYRERPRETVVAAFDEAFADALTQLPRGEWQAVPYHDEWHIVRVDAIIAAKPVDFDLARQQIESEWHDDRQRHLALSAVKELGTNYEVHRPEEGG